Proteins encoded within one genomic window of Dasypus novemcinctus isolate mDasNov1 chromosome 17, mDasNov1.1.hap2, whole genome shotgun sequence:
- the LOC101424826 gene encoding large ribosomal subunit protein eL36-like, translating to MALRYPMAVGLNKGHKRTRNASKPRHSHCHRRLTKHTEFVWDMIGEVCNFAPYEWRTMELLKVSKDRLALKFIKKGVGTHIHAKRKREELSNVLAAMREAAAKKD from the coding sequence ATGGCTCTGCGCTACCCCATGGCTGTGGGCCTCAACAAGGGCCATAAAAGGACCAGGAATGCAAGCAAGCCAAGGCACAGTCACTGCCACAGGCGCCTCACCAAGCACACGGAGTTTGTGTGGGACATGATCGGAGAGGTGTGCAACTTCGCCCCGTATGAGTGGCGCACCATGGAGCTGCTCAAAGTCTCTAAGGACAGGCTGGCGCTCAAGTTCATCAAGaaaggggtggggacacacatCCATgccaagaggaagagagaggagctgaGCAATGTCCTGGCTGCCATGAGGGAAGCGGCTGCCAAGAAAGACTGA